One Vidua chalybeata isolate OUT-0048 chromosome 22, bVidCha1 merged haplotype, whole genome shotgun sequence genomic region harbors:
- the AJAP1 gene encoding adherens junction-associated protein 1, whose protein sequence is MWMRRLPGSRSGCPLGSHAWILIAMFHLAMDLASCQPPATGTGGRLSPRPALRHRLSRGSLWGTASGEELQRPGPPWTCAPAPPLQRPRSRRPPPAAPLPAGRPLRRPRSRRGRRHLRGRGFAPRDGRPTALPEVIVWGPTGEEDSLESSTLPSAFATTTTTTAAAAAATTSATTAAAATSVTAATPPRVPPSTAAPAPGGDGPRSSPGRTGTAEPAAGHSSGGKDARPPRGLGDSTGLAVHQIITITVSLIMVIAALITTLVLKNCCAQSGRPRRNSHQRKLDQQEESCQNLTDFAPARVPSALDIFTAYNETLQCSHECVRTPVPVYAEDTLHSPGDYKTTFNGNRPSSSDRHLIPVAFVSEKWFEISC, encoded by the exons GTCAGGTTGCCCGCTCGGAAGCCATGCTTGGATTTTAATAGCCATGTTCCACCTAGCCATGGACCttgccagctgccagcccccagccacCGGCACTGGGGGGAGGCTCTCGCCACGGCCGGCGCTCCGGCACAGACTGTCCCGTGGCTCGCTGTGGGGCACGGCGAGCGGGGAGGAGCTGCAACGCCCCGGCCCCCCCTGGACCTGCGCCCCCGCGCCCCCCCTGCAGAGACCCCGCTCCCGCCGGCCGCCCCCCGCTGCCCCCCTGCCCGCCGGCCGCCCCCTGCGCCGGCCGCGCTCCCGGAGGGGCCGGCGGCACCTGCGCGGCCGCGGCTTCGCCCCGCGGGACGGGCGGCCCACGGCGCTGCCCGAGGTCATCGTCTGGGGCCCCACGGGCGAGGAGGActccctggagagcagcacgCTGCCCAGCGCCTTcgccaccaccaccaccaccaccgccgccgccgccgccgccaccacCTCCGCCACCACTGCCGCCGCTGCCACTTCTGTCACGGCCGCCACGCCGCCACGCGTGCCTCCCAGCACCGCGGCTCCCGCGCCCGGCGGGGACGGGCCCCGCAGCAGCCCCGGCCGCACCGGCACCGCCGAGCCGGCCGCCGGCCACAGCAGCGGAGGCAAGGATGCTCGCCCGCCCCGTGGGCTGGGAGACAGCACAG GTCTGGCTGTTCATCAGATAATCACTATTACCGTGTCCCTCATCATGGTCATAGCTGCGCTGATAACAACTCTTGTCTTAAAAAACTG CTGTGCGCAGAGCGGGCGCCCCCGGCGCAACAGCCACCAACGCAAGCTGGACCAGCAGGAGGAGAGCTGCCAGAACCTGACTGACTTCGCCCCCGCTCGCGTGCCCAGTGCCCTCGACATCTTCACCGCCTACAACGAGACGCTGCAGTGCTCCCACGAGTGCGTGCGGACCCCCGTGCCCGTCTACGCAGAGGACACGTTGCACTCGCCCGGGGATTATAAAACGACCTTCAATGGAAACAG